A DNA window from Phoenix dactylifera cultivar Barhee BC4 chromosome 13, palm_55x_up_171113_PBpolish2nd_filt_p, whole genome shotgun sequence contains the following coding sequences:
- the LOC103709644 gene encoding S-adenosylmethionine synthase 4 produces the protein MANTDTFLFTSESVNEGHPDKLCDQISDAVLDACLAQDPDSKVACETCTKTNMVMVFGEITTKANVDYEKIVRDTCRGIGFTSDDVGLDADHCKVLVNIEQQSPDIAQGVHGHFTKRPEEIGAGDQGHMFGYATDETPELMPLSHVLATKLGARLTEVRKNGTCPWLRPDGKTQVTVEYHNDHGAMIPIRVHTVLISTQHDETVTNDEIAADLKEHVIKPVIPERYLDEKTIFHLNPSGRFVIGGPHGDAGLTGRKIIIDTYGGWGAHGGGAFSGKDPTKVDRSGAYIARQAAKSIVASGLARRCIVQVSYAIGVPEPLSVFVDTYGTGKIPDKEILKIVKENFDFRPGMIIIDLDLKRGGNGRFLKTAAYGHFGRDDSDFTWEVVKPLKWEKPTA, from the coding sequence ATGGCCAACACAGACACCTTCCTTTTCACCTCTGAATCTGTGAACGAGGGACACCCTGACAAGCTCTGCGACCAGATCTCTGATGCTGTGCTTGATGCTTGCCTAGCTCAGGACCCTGACAGCAAGGTTGCTTGTGAAACCTGCACCAAGACCAACATGGTCATGGTCTTTGGGGAGATCACCACCAAGGCCAATGTCGACTATGAGAAAATTGTCCGTGACACCTGCCGGGGGATTGGATTCACATCCGATGATGTTGGACTTGATGCCGATCACTGCAAGGTGCTTGTCAACATTGAGCAGCAATCTCCTGACATCGCCCAGGGTGTCCATGGCCATTTCACTAAGCGCCCCGAGGAGATCGGTGCTGGCGACCAAGGTCACATGTTTGGTTACGCAACTGATGAGACCCCAGAGTTGATGCCCCTCAGCCACGTCCTTGCGACGAAGCTTGGTGCTCGCCTCACTGAGGTTCGTAAGAATGGCACCTGCCCCTGGTTGAGGCCTGATGGCAAGACCCAGGTGACTGTTGAGTACCACAATGACCATGGCGCCATGATTCCCATCCGTGTCCACACCGTCCTCATCTCGACCCAGCATGATGAGACTGTTACCAATGATGAGATTGCTGCTGACCTCAAGGAGCATGTCATTAAGCCCGTCATCCCTGAGCGATACCTTGAtgagaagaccattttccaccTCAACCCATCTGGCCGTTTCGTCATTGGTGGGCCTCATGGCGATGCAGGCCTCACTGGCCGCAAGATCATTATTGATACTTATGGTGGCTGGGGAGCTCATGGTGGTGGTGCCTTCTCTGGCAAGGATCCCACCAAGGTTGATAGGAGTGGCGCCTATATTGCAAGGCAGGCAGCCAAGAGCATTGTTGCCAGTGGGCTTGCTCGCCGCTGCATTGTGCAGGTATCTTATGCCATTGGCGTGCCAGAGCCTCTCTCAGTGTTTGTGGATACCTACGGCACAGGCAAGATTCCTGATAAGGAGATCTTGAAGATTGTGAAGGAGAACTTCGATTTTAGGCCTGGGATGATCATCATCGACCTCGACTTGAAAAGGGGTGGCAATGGGAGGTTCTTGAAGACAGCAGCTTACGGCCATTTTGGCAGGGATGACTCCGACTTCACCTGGGAGGTGGTGAAGCCCCTCAAGTGGGAGAAACCCACCGCCTAG